The following are encoded in a window of Homalodisca vitripennis isolate AUS2020 unplaced genomic scaffold, UT_GWSS_2.1 ScUCBcl_13666;HRSCAF=23995, whole genome shotgun sequence genomic DNA:
- the LOC124375124 gene encoding glutamic acid-rich protein-like produces the protein MKENTSTKKDDDVCKGDNLTPRKIDRFLREPNEDDSDVDLSGESEVFDSDRDPEYHLSVDSDYSDTRKPPFSGLFERQGDQDNVAGQLQLERMKVTENETEQDKDEIDKTGDTREEENKEKENYCEKDEDNNGDDDFDEDDEEENYQESQTEGKGKNKEKKRKKTAREHEYKLTVFGTETSLH, from the exons ATGAAGGAAAATACTTCTACAAAAAAAGACGATGATGTATGCAAAGGTGACAATTTGACTCCAAGAAAAATTGACAGATTTTTACGAGAGCCAAATGAAGACGATAGTGATGTTGATTTGAGTGGGGAAAGCGAAGTATTTGACTCTGATCGTGATCCGGAATATCATCTAAGTGTGGACAGTGATTATAGTGACACTCGAAAACCACCATTCAGTGGACTATTTGAAAGACAAGGTGATCAAGACAATGTAGCAGGACAATTACAGCTAGAGAGGAT gaaAGTTACTGAGAACGAAACTGAACAAGACAAAGATGAAATAGACAAAACGGGTGACACTAGAGAGGAAGAAAATAAAGAGAAAGAGAATTATTGTGAAAAAGATGAAGATAATAATGGTGATGATGATTTTGATGAAGATGACGAAGAAGAAAATTATCAAGAGTCTCAAACAGaaggaaagggaaaaaataaagagaagaaaAGGAAGAAGACTGCAAGGGAGCATGAGTATAAATTGACAGTTTTTGGAACAGAAACAAGTTTACACG